In Mercurialis annua linkage group LG6, ddMerAnnu1.2, whole genome shotgun sequence, the following are encoded in one genomic region:
- the LOC126653575 gene encoding malate dehydrogenase-like isoform X2, translating into MAKNPLRVLVTGAAGQIGYAIVPMIARGVMLGADQPVILHLLDIEPAAEALNGVKMELIDAAFPLLKGVIATTDAIEACMGVNIAVMVGGFPRKEGMERKDVMSKNVSIYKAQASALEKHAAADCKVLVVANPANTNALILKEFAPSIPEKNISCLTRLDHNRALGQISERLDVHVSEVKNVIIWGNHSSTQYPDVNHATVKSGSGETPVRKLVADDQWLNTEFITTVQQRGAAIIKARKLSSALSAASAACDHIRDWVLGTPKGTWVSMGVYSDGSYGIAPGLIYSFPVTCEKGNWSIVQGLKIDEFSRAKMDATAKELMEEKSLAYSCLN; encoded by the exons ATGGCAAAAAATCCACTCAGAGTCTTGGTCACTGGCGCTGCAG GGCAAATTGGGTATGCTATTGTACCCATGATTGCTAGGGGGGTGATGCTAGGCGCTGATCAACCTGTAATTCTGCACTTGCTTGATATTGAACCTGCAGCTGAGGCTTTGAATGGAGTGAAAATGGAATTGATTGATGCTGCCTTTCCTCTGCTCAAAG GAGTAATTGCTACTACTGATGCTATTGAAGCTTGTATGGGCGTAAACATTGCGGTTATGGTTGGTGGGTTTCCACGAAAAGAAGGTATGGAGAGGAAGGACGTGATGTCTAAAAATGTATCGATTTACAAGGCTCAGGCTTCTGCCTTGGAGAAGCATGCTGCTGCAGATTGCAAG GTGTTAGTGGTGGCAAATCCAGCAAATACAAATGCACTTATCCTGAAAGAATTTGCACCTTCAATCCCAGAGAAAAACATATCATGTCTAACGCGACTTGATCATAACAGAGCATTAGGCCAAATCTCTGAGAGGCTAGATGTTCATGTCAGTGAAGTAAAGAATGTCATCATATGGGGAAATCATTCTTCAACTCAATATCCAGATGTCAATCATGCTACTGTCAAATCCGGCAGCGGAGAGACGCCTGTAAGAAAACTCGTCGCTGATGATCAGTG GTTAAACACTGAATTCATCACAACAGTTCAGCAACGCGGTGCAGCGATTATAAAAGCTAGAAAGCTGTCAAGCGCATTATCCGCTGCAAGTGCAGCTTGTGATCATATTCGTGACTGGGTTCTTGGCACACCTAAG GGAACATGGGTTTCAATGGGAGTGTATTCTGATGGATCTTACGGGATCGCCCCTGGTCTGATTTACTCTTTTCCTGTTACCTGTGAGAAAGGAAACTGGTCCATTGTTCAGG GGCTGAAGATTGATGAATTTTCAAGGGCCAAGATGGATGCAACTGCCAAAGAACTGATGGAAGAGAAATCATTAGCTTATTCTTGTCTCAATTGA
- the LOC126653575 gene encoding malate dehydrogenase-like isoform X1, with translation MELDYVLIQKLLVVLFVITLSWKLIRHMCSLLVLEKEPVRVLVTGAAGQIGYAIVPMIARGVMLGADQPVILHLLDIEPAAEALNGVKMELIDAAFPLLKGVIATTDAIEACMGVNIAVMVGGFPRKEGMERKDVMSKNVSIYKAQASALEKHAAADCKVLVVANPANTNALILKEFAPSIPEKNISCLTRLDHNRALGQISERLDVHVSEVKNVIIWGNHSSTQYPDVNHATVKSGSGETPVRKLVADDQWLNTEFITTVQQRGAAIIKARKLSSALSAASAACDHIRDWVLGTPKGTWVSMGVYSDGSYGIAPGLIYSFPVTCEKGNWSIVQGLKIDEFSRAKMDATAKELMEEKSLAYSCLN, from the exons ATGGAATTGGATTATGTATTGATTCAAAAGCTTTTGGttgttttgtttgttatcaCTTTGTCTTGGAAGTTAATTAGACATATGTGTAGCTTATTGGTTTTAGAAAAGGAACCTGTGAGAGTTTTAGTAACTGGTGCTGCAG GGCAAATTGGGTATGCTATTGTACCCATGATTGCTAGGGGGGTGATGCTAGGCGCTGATCAACCTGTAATTCTGCACTTGCTTGATATTGAACCTGCAGCTGAGGCTTTGAATGGAGTGAAAATGGAATTGATTGATGCTGCCTTTCCTCTGCTCAAAG GAGTAATTGCTACTACTGATGCTATTGAAGCTTGTATGGGCGTAAACATTGCGGTTATGGTTGGTGGGTTTCCACGAAAAGAAGGTATGGAGAGGAAGGACGTGATGTCTAAAAATGTATCGATTTACAAGGCTCAGGCTTCTGCCTTGGAGAAGCATGCTGCTGCAGATTGCAAG GTGTTAGTGGTGGCAAATCCAGCAAATACAAATGCACTTATCCTGAAAGAATTTGCACCTTCAATCCCAGAGAAAAACATATCATGTCTAACGCGACTTGATCATAACAGAGCATTAGGCCAAATCTCTGAGAGGCTAGATGTTCATGTCAGTGAAGTAAAGAATGTCATCATATGGGGAAATCATTCTTCAACTCAATATCCAGATGTCAATCATGCTACTGTCAAATCCGGCAGCGGAGAGACGCCTGTAAGAAAACTCGTCGCTGATGATCAGTG GTTAAACACTGAATTCATCACAACAGTTCAGCAACGCGGTGCAGCGATTATAAAAGCTAGAAAGCTGTCAAGCGCATTATCCGCTGCAAGTGCAGCTTGTGATCATATTCGTGACTGGGTTCTTGGCACACCTAAG GGAACATGGGTTTCAATGGGAGTGTATTCTGATGGATCTTACGGGATCGCCCCTGGTCTGATTTACTCTTTTCCTGTTACCTGTGAGAAAGGAAACTGGTCCATTGTTCAGG GGCTGAAGATTGATGAATTTTCAAGGGCCAAGATGGATGCAACTGCCAAAGAACTGATGGAAGAGAAATCATTAGCTTATTCTTGTCTCAATTGA